In Fusobacterium canifelinum, a genomic segment contains:
- a CDS encoding SatD family protein, with protein sequence MKNYSVLMIDLKNSRSYTIQDRNNIQNSILNSIKILNKIFENSIEKEVEFSAGDEIQGLFTSAQSAYLYYRLFSMLIFPIEIHSGIGFGTWDIKVDNASSTAQDGTVYHYARKAIDEVKKSLEYSVLFYSSNKNDLIINSLINSSNLLALKQSKYQNNLMLLTEILYPIVYKNVFDPEELKKLLQFIQFEKKENLIIDGNFSMEPVQIKEENFYITEGKKRGLSTQISKLLGISRQSAEKAIKTGNIYDLRNLTIAILKAMDSI encoded by the coding sequence TTGAAAAATTATTCTGTACTAATGATAGATTTAAAAAATTCTCGTTCTTATACTATTCAAGATAGAAATAATATTCAAAATTCTATACTGAATAGCATAAAAATTTTAAATAAAATATTTGAAAATTCTATTGAAAAAGAAGTAGAATTTAGTGCTGGTGATGAAATACAAGGATTATTTACCTCAGCACAATCTGCATATTTATATTACAGACTTTTCTCTATGCTTATTTTTCCTATTGAAATACATTCTGGAATAGGTTTTGGAACTTGGGATATAAAGGTAGATAATGCAAGTAGTACTGCACAAGATGGAACAGTCTATCACTATGCTAGAAAAGCTATTGATGAGGTTAAAAAATCTTTAGAATACTCTGTACTTTTTTACTCAAGTAATAAAAATGACCTTATCATAAATTCTTTAATCAATAGTAGTAACTTACTTGCTTTAAAACAAAGTAAGTATCAAAATAACTTGATGTTATTGACAGAAATTCTATACCCTATTGTTTATAAGAATGTATTTGATCCTGAAGAATTAAAGAAACTGCTGCAATTTATTCAATTTGAAAAAAAAGAAAATTTGATAATAGATGGTAATTTTTCTATGGAACCTGTTCAAATAAAGGAAGAAAATTTCTATATAACAGAAGGTAAAAAAAGAGGTCTATCAACTCAAATTTCAAAATTATTAGGTATTAGTAGACAAAGTGCTGAGAAAGCTATAAAGACTGGAAATATTTATGACTTGAGAAATTTGACTATAGCTATTTTAAAAGCTATGGATAGCATATAA
- a CDS encoding RNA polymerase subunit sigma: protein MNGEVAQVCDIVIAAKFALKTKNKIIYTASKYENKIEFLFTQNYKAKDVNEWYDYCIEKGLEDIKLLMPISLKDPNLLGFANTSQAGLVCFFKDNLVTYFIPNWQYKNNAWNITYTEYNWENSPKEKPKFSNNTEDFKNILSKIATFADKIDFQNFANIFIKAFDLLDGKNIENSYYKKYFSLLPEINARLFCSAGIADVFGGMGSWNDSPPCYAYDKGLEDEYKNLSSELLKQIRLALLYSVNEW from the coding sequence ATGAATGGAGAGGTAGCACAAGTGTGTGATATTGTAATAGCTGCTAAATTTGCTTTAAAAACAAAAAATAAAATTATTTATACAGCTAGTAAATATGAAAATAAAATAGAATTTTTATTTACTCAAAATTATAAAGCTAAAGATGTAAATGAATGGTATGATTATTGTATTGAAAAAGGTTTAGAAGATATAAAACTTTTAATGCCAATTTCTTTAAAAGATCCAAATTTACTTGGATTTGCTAATACAAGTCAAGCTGGTTTAGTTTGTTTTTTTAAAGATAATTTAGTTACTTATTTTATCCCAAATTGGCAATATAAAAATAATGCTTGGAATATTACTTATACAGAATATAATTGGGAAAATTCTCCAAAAGAAAAGCCAAAATTTTCTAATAATACTGAAGATTTTAAAAATATATTGAGTAAGATAGCAACTTTTGCAGATAAAATTGATTTTCAAAATTTTGCTAATATTTTTATAAAAGCATTTGACTTATTAGATGGAAAAAATATTGAAAATAGTTATTATAAAAAATATTTTTCTCTATTGCCTGAAATAAATGCAAGACTTTTTTGTTCAGCTGGAATTGCAGATGTTTTTGGTGGTATGGGTTCTTGGAATGATAGTCCACCTTGTTATGCCTATGATAAAGGATTGGAAGATGAATACAAAAATCTTTCAAGTGAACTCTTAAAACAAATTAGGCTTGCACTTTTATATTCAGTAAATGAATGGTAA
- a CDS encoding DMT family transporter, whose protein sequence is MNKKRYFGDLMLFLAAFIWGTAFVAQVTGMEKIGPFTFNMARSVIAIISLGTYLIITKAKLPESLGVLLQGGLVCGFFIFMGTSLQQIGLQYTTAGKTGFITSFYILIIPFLTVIFLKHKIDLLTWGSIILGFIGLYLLAIPNLSDFTINKGDFIVFIGSFCWGGHILIIDYYSKKINPVQLSFLQFIILAILSGICAFIFENETLTIPNIMVSWKSIAYAGFLSSGIAYTLQMVGQKYTNPIIASLILSLEAVFAALAGYFILDEVMTSREFLGCSIVFLAIIFSQIPKNIFKKKYIGVKK, encoded by the coding sequence ATGAATAAAAAAAGATATTTTGGGGATTTAATGTTATTTTTAGCAGCATTTATATGGGGAACTGCTTTTGTCGCTCAAGTTACAGGTATGGAGAAAATAGGACCATTTACGTTTAATATGGCTCGTTCTGTTATTGCTATTATAAGTTTAGGAACTTATTTAATTATCACTAAGGCTAAGTTACCTGAAAGTTTAGGAGTTTTATTGCAAGGTGGATTAGTTTGTGGATTTTTTATATTTATGGGAACTTCTTTACAACAAATCGGCTTACAATACACAACGGCTGGTAAAACTGGCTTTATAACATCATTTTATATTTTAATTATTCCTTTTTTAACTGTAATATTTTTAAAACATAAAATTGATTTACTGACTTGGGGAAGTATAATTTTAGGTTTTATAGGACTTTATCTTTTAGCTATTCCAAATTTAAGTGACTTTACAATAAATAAAGGAGACTTTATAGTTTTTATTGGTTCTTTTTGTTGGGGAGGACATATTTTAATAATAGATTATTATTCTAAAAAAATTAATCCTGTTCAGTTATCATTTTTGCAATTTATTATACTGGCAATTTTATCTGGAATATGTGCTTTTATTTTTGAAAATGAAACTCTAACTATCCCTAACATTATGGTATCATGGAAATCCATTGCTTATGCAGGTTTCTTATCATCAGGAATAGCTTATACTCTACAAATGGTTGGTCAAAAATATACAAATCCTATAATTGCATCACTAATCCTAAGTTTAGAGGCTGTTTTTGCTGCATTAGCAGGTTATTTTATACTTGATGAAGTTATGACATCAAGAGAGTTTTTAGGTTGCTCTATTGTATTTTTAGCCATAATATTCTCTCAAATTCCTAAGAATATATTTAAGAAAAAATACATAGGTGTAAAAAAATAA
- a CDS encoding NADPH-dependent FMN reductase family protein, which translates to MKITIINASPKLKKSNSEILKNYLLNFIKENEINEYYSSYFKLDENTKTNIYNSDVLIFIFPLYVDSIPSNLLNLLVKFENEKLINLKTKIYCIVNNGFFEGVQNQLAISQIKCWCKKIDAKWGQGIGVGGGELLRHLKKVPLGSGPLKNLGKSLKILSENILLLKSDKDICINPNYSKALYFLQANISWFIVARKNKLKFRELFKKVN; encoded by the coding sequence ATGAAAATTACAATTATAAATGCAAGCCCAAAACTAAAAAAAAGTAATTCTGAAATTTTAAAAAATTATTTATTAAATTTTATAAAAGAAAATGAAATTAATGAATATTATTCATCTTATTTCAAATTAGATGAAAATACAAAAACTAATATTTATAATAGTGATGTTTTAATTTTTATTTTTCCACTCTATGTAGATAGTATTCCATCTAATTTATTAAATTTACTTGTAAAATTTGAGAATGAAAAACTTATAAACTTAAAAACAAAAATTTATTGCATAGTTAATAATGGTTTCTTTGAAGGTGTTCAAAATCAACTAGCCATATCACAAATAAAGTGTTGGTGTAAAAAAATAGATGCAAAATGGGGTCAAGGAATAGGTGTTGGTGGAGGAGAATTACTTCGTCATCTAAAGAAAGTTCCATTAGGTTCTGGACCTTTAAAAAATTTAGGAAAATCTTTAAAAATATTATCTGAAAATATTCTTTTATTAAAAAGTGATAAAGATATCTGTATCAATCCTAACTACTCAAAAGCTTTATATTTTCTACAAGCTAATATTTCTTGGTTTATAGTTGCAAGGAAAAATAAATTAAAATTTAGAGAATTATTTAAAAAGGTTAATTAA
- a CDS encoding branched-chain amino acid transporter permease, which produces MNNNLYTFLAIISAGVGMVICRILPYIIFANGKLPKVVKFYEKYLPFSLMAILFCLCLSTVKFSIYPYGFPEILTLLIVGALQFWKKNVILSLFVGTAIYLVLIKYV; this is translated from the coding sequence ATGAATAATAATCTTTACACTTTTTTAGCTATTATTTCTGCTGGAGTTGGGATGGTTATTTGTAGAATACTACCTTATATTATTTTTGCAAATGGAAAGCTACCTAAGGTGGTGAAATTTTATGAAAAATATCTTCCTTTTTCATTAATGGCAATTTTATTTTGTCTTTGTCTAAGTACAGTTAAATTTTCTATATATCCTTATGGTTTTCCAGAAATTTTAACTTTGCTTATAGTTGGTGCTTTACAATTTTGGAAAAAAAATGTAATATTATCATTATTTGTAGGAACTGCAATTTATTTAGTTCTGATTAAATATGTGTAA
- a CDS encoding immunity 26/phosphotriesterase HocA family protein, translating into MKLKFELTNEQRKYLGLIPVEKDWKLVRFEGAKYNEVYYYFDGNIIRKEIIISENSYYEAELNEKTAENCTMILPKTSKGKIKKFNFTATQSFSPFGTYFSFSNDGVLIANYTTQKTYYYEDFKESEKVSIEDLKKWLDKWIKESTKKDLKEIEEFKNAKRKHCKFKEGDFFAFKIGRREWGFGRILLDISKLKKDETFKKNKNYGLNHLMGKPLIIKIYHKISNDLNINLKELSQCLALPSQAIMDNIFYYGEAVILGNLPLESFEYDMLISLSNSINGNDENIAYLQYGLIYKEIPLSDYKKLIKKLGIEEQTCRKEGIGFGIYLDNLRECIKQNSNNPYWKRENNYKIFDLRNPFHIELKRKIFKAFGLDADKTYEENLKMLEVK; encoded by the coding sequence ATGAAATTAAAATTTGAGTTGACTAATGAACAAAGAAAATATTTGGGACTTATCCCAGTGGAAAAAGACTGGAAACTTGTAAGATTTGAAGGAGCAAAATATAATGAAGTATATTATTATTTTGATGGGAATATTATTAGAAAAGAAATAATAATTAGTGAAAATTCTTATTATGAAGCTGAATTAAATGAAAAAACAGCAGAAAATTGTACAATGATACTTCCCAAAACTTCAAAGGGAAAAATAAAGAAATTTAATTTTACTGCAACACAATCATTCTCTCCTTTTGGAACTTATTTTAGCTTTTCAAATGATGGTGTACTTATTGCAAATTACACTACACAAAAAACTTACTATTATGAAGACTTTAAGGAAAGTGAAAAAGTTTCTATTGAAGATCTAAAGAAATGGCTTGATAAGTGGATAAAAGAAAGTACAAAAAAAGATTTAAAAGAAATAGAAGAATTTAAAAATGCAAAGAGAAAACACTGTAAATTTAAAGAGGGTGATTTTTTTGCTTTTAAAATTGGAAGAAGAGAATGGGGCTTTGGTAGAATTTTACTAGATATTTCTAAACTAAAAAAAGATGAAACTTTTAAAAAGAATAAAAACTATGGTTTAAATCATCTTATGGGAAAACCTTTAATTATAAAAATATACCATAAAATAAGTAATGATTTGAATATTAATTTAAAAGAGCTTTCTCAATGTTTGGCTTTACCCTCACAAGCTATTATGGATAATATTTTTTACTATGGAGAAGCTGTTATTTTAGGAAATTTACCTTTGGAAAGCTTTGAATATGATATGCTTATCTCCCTTAGTAATAGTATAAATGGAAATGATGAGAATATAGCATACTTACAATATGGACTTATATATAAGGAAATACCTCTTTCTGATTATAAAAAACTTATTAAAAAATTAGGAATAGAAGAACAAACTTGTAGAAAAGAAGGAATAGGTTTTGGAATATATCTTGACAATTTAAGGGAATGTATTAAACAAAATTCTAATAATCCATATTGGAAAAGAGAAAATAATTATAAGATATTTGATTTAAGAAATCCCTTTCATATAGAACTGAAAAGAAAAATTTTTAAAGCTTTTGGACTTGATGCGGATAAAACTTATGAGGAGAATTTAAAAATGTTGGAGGTTAAATAA
- a CDS encoding flavodoxin family protein, which yields MEIIIHDLPEEELKNIYKSTNDILIITDNKKIKNCMGCFHCWIKNPGECKIKDGYQNLAELYSKVDKIIIISKCCYGSYSPFVKNVLDRSIPYLLPFFKIKNKEMHHTTRYKKTFCLNVYFYGEYITGEEQEVAKNMVKANCINLNVNNFNVTFLKNIY from the coding sequence ATGGAAATAATTATACATGACCTACCTGAAGAAGAATTAAAGAATATATATAAAAGCACTAATGATATTTTAATAATTACTGATAATAAAAAAATTAAAAATTGCATGGGATGTTTTCACTGTTGGATTAAAAATCCTGGTGAATGTAAGATAAAAGATGGTTATCAAAATTTAGCTGAACTATATTCAAAAGTTGATAAAATAATAATTATAAGTAAATGCTGTTATGGTTCATATAGTCCTTTTGTAAAAAATGTATTAGATAGAAGTATTCCATACTTACTTCCATTTTTTAAAATTAAAAATAAAGAAATGCACCATACAACAAGATATAAAAAAACTTTTTGCCTAAATGTATATTTTTATGGAGAATATATAACAGGTGAAGAACAGGAGGTTGCTAAAAATATGGTAAAAGCTAATTGTATTAATCTTAATGTCAATAATTTTAATGTGACTTTTCTAAAAAATATTTATTAA
- a CDS encoding ABC transporter permease gives MELLEKDEEYIISLLEQGKKVEATTFVKNKTGMNLKEAKDYIDKKNISISEEDEQYLSSLINENKELEAVIFLHKNKDMSLLEAKNYTDRLILKKNIETNKKSSRKWGYVYDEELNTFVPNLARQKKVLKIMKSIFWIFLLIFLIQLIFWDRSSDIKMIIFKFSISGILVFIITLPLGSLSIHYIENKLKKLKNLELSNQFEVKAFISNFEIFLHALLLLIFIIGIAIFFVKLDYKNYKEIFYLLGLITMTIYGIYEFLKKLKNRKYSLNIDNRGITLLYDKDEIKSIKFEKINFIKFYAKKFKRRENNIPTIEIFDTEKNIFTELDIKISDYILLKMYFEKYKVLVKDEFKKI, from the coding sequence ATGGAATTATTAGAAAAAGATGAAGAGTATATTATTTCACTACTTGAACAAGGAAAAAAAGTAGAGGCTACTACCTTTGTTAAAAATAAAACAGGAATGAATTTAAAAGAGGCTAAAGATTATATTGATAAAAAAAATATCTCTATTTCTGAAGAAGATGAACAATACTTATCTTCTCTGATCAATGAAAATAAAGAATTAGAGGCAGTTATTTTTCTTCATAAAAATAAGGACATGTCTTTATTGGAAGCAAAAAATTATACAGATAGGTTAATTTTAAAGAAAAATATTGAAACTAATAAAAAAAGTAGTCGTAAATGGGGCTATGTTTATGATGAAGAATTGAATACTTTTGTTCCAAACTTAGCTAGGCAAAAGAAAGTACTAAAAATAATGAAAAGTATTTTCTGGATATTTCTACTTATTTTTTTAATTCAGTTGATATTTTGGGATAGAAGTTCAGATATAAAAATGATAATTTTTAAATTTTCTATCTCAGGTATTTTAGTTTTTATTATAACTTTACCTCTAGGTAGCTTAAGTATCCACTATATAGAGAATAAATTGAAAAAACTTAAAAATCTAGAACTTTCAAATCAATTTGAAGTTAAAGCTTTCATTAGTAATTTTGAGATATTTTTACATGCCTTATTACTTCTTATATTTATTATTGGAATAGCTATTTTTTTTGTTAAATTAGACTATAAAAATTATAAGGAAATCTTTTATTTGCTTGGCTTGATTACAATGACAATTTATGGTATTTATGAGTTCTTGAAAAAACTTAAGAATAGGAAATATTCATTAAATATAGACAATAGAGGAATTACTCTATTATATGATAAGGATGAAATAAAATCTATAAAATTTGAGAAAATAAATTTTATTAAATTTTATGCTAAAAAATTTAAGAGAAGAGAAAATAATATTCCTACTATAGAAATTTTTGATACGGAAAAAAATATATTTACTGAGCTGGATATAAAAATAAGTGACTATATTCTATTAAAAATGTATTTTGAAAAATATAAAGTACTTGTGAAAGATGAGTTTAAGAAAATTTAA
- a CDS encoding AzlC family ABC transporter permease, translating into MEEFRFALKRYFLISLAYFFIGITFGLLMKEAGYGTIWSFLSAVFIYGGTIQLLLVGILKNHTPILTVGLISLLVNSRHMFYGLTYIDEFKKIRKKSFLKFLYLSLTLTDEVYSLYIGSKFPERLNRTKIMLWINTLAYSTWIFGCTVGGILYNFINFDLKGIDFIITEFFCIVVISQLVEDKSYISTSIGMISSIVAFLMVGSNFILLAIIFSMISLLLLKNKVSKKEDDK; encoded by the coding sequence TTGGAAGAATTTCGATTTGCACTAAAAAGATATTTTTTAATATCACTTGCATATTTTTTTATTGGAATAACTTTTGGTCTTTTAATGAAAGAGGCTGGCTATGGAACTATTTGGTCTTTCTTATCTGCTGTATTTATTTATGGAGGGACAATACAGCTACTGTTAGTAGGTATTTTAAAAAATCATACACCTATCTTAACAGTAGGATTAATTTCATTACTTGTAAATTCAAGACATATGTTTTATGGTTTAACTTATATAGATGAATTTAAAAAAATAAGAAAAAAATCATTTTTAAAGTTTTTATACCTTTCATTGACATTAACAGATGAAGTTTATTCTTTATACATAGGTTCCAAGTTTCCTGAAAGACTTAATAGAACTAAAATAATGCTTTGGATAAATACTTTGGCATATTCTACTTGGATATTTGGTTGTACAGTAGGTGGTATTTTGTATAACTTTATTAATTTTGATTTAAAAGGAATTGATTTTATAATTACAGAATTTTTCTGTATTGTTGTTATTTCGCAACTGGTAGAAGATAAATCATATATTTCAACTTCTATTGGAATGATTTCATCTATTGTTGCCTTTTTAATGGTAGGAAGTAATTTTATACTTTTAGCAATTATATTTAGTATGATTTCTTTGTTATTACTAAAAAATAAAGTTTCTAAGAAAGAAGATGATAAATAA
- a CDS encoding DUF3307 domain-containing protein has protein sequence MMVTILISLHLLADFLFQSSVHSEKKRQKLKTLISHCFIYFIIFEISFFTLFNFEEAFFSALIISISHFLISFIKNKLEKRFPQRRLQLLFFIINQLIHFIVIIGVYYIFSLEYSTSRLYIKLQDYENFKITVLYISVFSIILDPASVFIRKLFISISPKTYSRTKLEELKAGNIIGKLERIIIAIFLLTNQFGIIGFVLTAKSIARFKQMENKDFAEKYLIGTLTSFLIVLISVLILKGLLIG, from the coding sequence ATGATGGTTACTATTTTAATAAGTTTGCATTTACTAGCAGATTTTTTATTCCAATCTTCTGTTCATTCAGAGAAAAAAAGGCAAAAGTTAAAAACTTTGATTTCACACTGTTTTATTTATTTTATAATTTTTGAAATTTCATTTTTTACATTATTTAATTTTGAAGAAGCATTTTTTTCTGCTCTTATTATTTCAATTTCTCATTTTCTAATCTCTTTTATAAAAAATAAATTAGAAAAAAGATTTCCTCAAAGGAGATTGCAACTTTTATTTTTTATTATTAATCAACTAATTCATTTTATTGTAATAATAGGGGTATATTATATTTTTAGTTTAGAATATTCAACTAGCAGACTTTATATAAAATTGCAGGATTATGAAAATTTCAAAATAACAGTTCTTTATATTTCTGTATTTTCTATAATATTGGACCCTGCTTCTGTTTTTATTAGAAAATTATTTATTTCAATTTCTCCTAAGACTTATTCAAGAACTAAATTAGAGGAGTTGAAAGCAGGCAATATTATTGGAAAACTTGAAAGAATAATTATTGCTATTTTTTTGTTAACTAATCAATTTGGAATTATAGGATTTGTTTTAACTGCTAAAAGTATTGCTCGTTTTAAACAAATGGAAAATAAAGATTTTGCAGAAAAGTATTTGATTGGAACATTGACAAGTTTTTTAATAGTTTTGATAAGTGTATTAATTTTAAAAGGACTTTTGATTGGATAA
- a CDS encoding NADPH-dependent FMN reductase family protein, whose translation MKKICIIYDSKHKMNTEKLLLSLKNIYNNLDIIKINNFDVNTINNYEKIGLASGIYWGKFSKNIQNLLDKILESNIKNLFFIYTSGSGKVKYEKKLIKKVEDKNKVCLGIFSCKGFDTYGPFILIGGINKGRPNEKDIENFIEFFKNIN comes from the coding sequence ATGAAAAAAATATGTATAATATATGATTCAAAGCATAAAATGAATACAGAAAAATTGCTTTTATCTTTAAAAAATATTTACAATAATTTAGATATTATAAAAATCAATAATTTTGATGTAAATACTATAAATAATTACGAAAAAATTGGTTTAGCTTCAGGAATATATTGGGGAAAATTTTCTAAAAATATTCAAAATTTATTGGATAAAATTTTAGAAAGCAATATTAAAAATTTATTTTTTATATATACCTCTGGATCAGGAAAAGTAAAATATGAAAAAAAACTTATAAAAAAAGTTGAAGATAAAAATAAAGTTTGCCTAGGTATATTTAGTTGTAAAGGTTTTGATACTTATGGTCCTTTTATACTTATAGGTGGGATAAATAAAGGAAGACCAAATGAAAAAGATATTGAAAATTTTATAGAGTTTTTTAAAAATATAAATTAG
- a CDS encoding GNAT family N-acetyltransferase, with protein MKVRYAKKNEKEIAIKFWKDSFKDNEEQIKFYFDNIYKVKNYLVLEDNSKIISSLHENDYIFNFNNESIKSKYIVGVSSDITKRNKGYMSKLLISMLENSKKKSMPFVFLTPINPKIYRKFGFEYFSNIEYYNFSIEELTNFKFPNNNHLYIEINEENKNLYLNDLIKIYNSNMKDNFCYLERDNFYFDKILKEASSDEMKTFILYKNKKASAYIIFGLYEDNIEIRECMALDGISYKEILALIYGYRDYYKNVSLASPNNSNIEFLFDNQLNIEKNVKPFMMLRLLNPLAIFKNLNLENSNIKIYIEDKILKENTGLYSLKKENIFYDIPKEKATYDLKIDIADLVFLITGYFSIDELIKLGKIDIKNRSIIKKLNKIFSKKNSYLYEFI; from the coding sequence ATGAAAGTTAGATATGCAAAAAAAAATGAAAAAGAAATAGCTATTAAATTTTGGAAAGATAGTTTTAAAGATAATGAAGAACAAATCAAGTTTTATTTTGATAATATTTATAAGGTAAAAAATTACTTAGTCTTAGAAGATAATTCAAAAATAATTTCTTCACTACATGAAAATGACTATATTTTTAATTTTAATAATGAGAGTATAAAAAGTAAATATATTGTTGGAGTTTCCTCTGATATAACTAAGAGAAATAAAGGATATATGTCAAAATTACTTATCTCAATGTTAGAAAATTCTAAGAAAAAATCTATGCCTTTTGTTTTTTTAACTCCAATAAATCCAAAGATTTATAGAAAATTTGGTTTTGAATATTTTTCTAATATTGAATATTATAATTTCTCAATTGAGGAGTTAACTAACTTTAAATTTCCTAATAATAACCATTTATATATAGAAATAAATGAAGAAAATAAAAATTTATACTTAAATGATTTAATAAAAATATACAATTCTAATATGAAAGACAATTTCTGTTATTTAGAAAGAGATAATTTTTATTTTGATAAAATCTTAAAAGAAGCTAGTAGTGATGAAATGAAAACTTTTATTTTATACAAGAATAAAAAGGCAAGTGCATATATTATCTTTGGATTATATGAAGATAATATTGAAATTAGAGAGTGTATGGCTTTGGATGGCATTTCATATAAAGAAATTTTAGCTTTAATCTACGGATATAGAGATTATTATAAAAATGTCAGTCTTGCTAGTCCAAATAATTCAAATATAGAATTTCTTTTTGATAATCAGTTAAATATAGAAAAGAATGTTAAACCTTTTATGATGTTAAGACTTTTAAATCCACTAGCTATATTTAAAAATTTAAATTTAGAAAATTCTAATATAAAAATATATATAGAAGATAAAATTTTAAAAGAAAACACAGGACTATATTCTTTAAAGAAAGAGAATATTTTTTATGATATTCCAAAAGAAAAAGCTACTTATGATTTGAAAATTGATATAGCAGATTTAGTATTTTTAATAACAGGATATTTTTCTATTGATGAATTAATAAAATTAGGAAAAATTGATATTAAAAATAGAAGTATTATTAAAAAGTTAAATAAAATATTTTCTAAAAAAAATTCCTATCTTTATGAATTTATATAA
- a CDS encoding CvfB family protein: protein MIKVGKRQKLIINNFSSVGAYLFAGTDDDKDNILLPNNEIEGKDLKEGDEVEVLIYRDSEDRLIATFRKTEALVGTLAKLEVVDDNPRLGAFLDWGLNKDLMLPNSQKETKVEIGKKYLVGLYEDSKGRVSATMKIYKFLMPSNDIKKGDIVNATVYRVNDEIGTFVAVEDRYFGLIPKSECFENYSVGDELTLRVTRVREDKKLDLSPRKLLSDQMESDAELVLGKMRLLKEHFRFNDNSSAEDIKDYFGISKKAFKRAIGSLLKNGLIEKSGDYFILKK from the coding sequence ATGATAAAAGTTGGTAAAAGGCAAAAATTAATTATAAATAATTTTTCAAGTGTGGGAGCATATTTGTTTGCAGGAACAGATGATGATAAAGATAATATTCTTCTTCCTAATAATGAAATTGAAGGAAAAGATTTAAAAGAGGGAGATGAAGTTGAAGTATTAATTTATAGAGATAGTGAGGATAGACTTATTGCTACATTTAGAAAAACTGAAGCACTTGTTGGAACACTTGCAAAATTAGAAGTAGTTGATGATAATCCAAGATTAGGAGCTTTCTTAGATTGGGGACTTAATAAAGATTTAATGTTGCCTAATTCTCAAAAAGAAACTAAGGTTGAAATTGGAAAAAAATATTTAGTTGGACTTTATGAAGATAGTAAAGGTAGAGTATCTGCCACAATGAAGATATATAAATTCCTAATGCCTTCAAATGATATAAAAAAAGGTGATATTGTCAACGCAACAGTTTATAGAGTAAATGATGAGATAGGAACATTTGTTGCAGTTGAAGATAGATATTTTGGACTAATTCCTAAAAGTGAATGTTTTGAAAATTATTCTGTTGGGGATGAATTAACTTTAAGAGTTACAAGAGTTAGAGAAGATAAAAAATTAGATTTAAGTCCTAGAAAACTTTTATCAGACCAAATGGAAAGTGATGCAGAACTTGTACTTGGAAAAATGAGACTTTTAAAAGAACATTTTCGTTTCAACGATAATAGCTCAGCAGAGGATATTAAAGATTACTTTGGTATAAGTAAAAAAGCATTTAAAAGAGCTATTGGTAGTCTTTTAAAAAATGGATTGATTGAAAAAAGTGGAGATTATTTTATATTAAAAAAATAA